A DNA window from Alligator mississippiensis isolate rAllMis1 chromosome 11, rAllMis1, whole genome shotgun sequence contains the following coding sequences:
- the LOC102559594 gene encoding ras-related and estrogen-regulated growth inhibitor-like protein — MAHADHCPLLWGGRHSAWQCRGVSGSAARAPQMVLRIPLRRSASFTPDPQSLVEVPSPAMQRMEANVLVLGADRVGKSALTVRFLTRRFIGEYGDTKSIYSHSLAVEGREILFHIWDFSYSQDGADESSAEEKRVQWADGFILVYSICDRASFNILHPKVQFIKAAKEATSQEKVPIVIVGNKRDLHHQRVVSSEEGRLLALSVDCGFYEVSAAEAYHGSLMVFQGLAERFCEAKLAPKRGTGIRGIVKSMSAVFARKRTDSL; from the exons ATGGCCCATGCAGATCACTGTCCCCTGCTCTGGGGCGGGCGTCATTCAgcctggcagtgcagaggagtgTCAGGCTCTGCAGCGAGAGCTCCACAAATGGTTCTCCGAATCCCTCTGCGCAGAAGTGCCAGCTTCACCCCTGACCCCCAGTCTTTGGTTGAGGTGCCCAGTCCTGCCATGCAGAGAATGGAAGCAAACGTGCTAGTTCTGGGAGCAGACCGTGTGGGGAAATCAG CCCTGACTGTGCGCTTCCTCACCAGGCGCTTCATTGGGGAATACGGAGATACGA AATCCATCTACAGCCACAGCCTggctgtggagggcagggagatCCTCTTCCACATTTGGGATTTCTCTTATTCACAG GATGGAGCAGATGAAAGCTCTGCAGAGGAGAAGAGGGTCCAATGGGCAGATGGTTTTATCCTGGTCTACAGCATCTGTGACCGTGCCAGTTTCAACATCCTGCACCCCAAAGTCCAGTTCATTAAGGCAGCCAAGGAAGCCACTAGCCAGGAAAAGGTGCCCATTGTCATTGTGGGCAACAAACGGGACTTGCATCACCAGCGGGTGGTCTCCAGCGAGGAGGGGCGGCTCCTGGCGCTGTCCGTGGACTGCGGGTTCTATGAAGTCTCTGCGGCCGAGGCCTATCACGGGTCACTCATGGTCTTCCAGGGGCTGGCTGAGCGCTTCTGTGAGGCCAAGCTGGCACCAAAGAGGGGCACTGGGATCCGCGGCATCGTAAAGAGTATGTCAGCTGTGTTTGCCCGGAAGAGAACAGACTCGCTCTGA